Proteins found in one Nitrosopumilus maritimus SCM1 genomic segment:
- a CDS encoding 4-hydroxybutyrate--CoA ligase has product MTDSPILSPKSIAVIGASDKRGSVGATITSNIMNGFKGTVYPISPTRDTVFYKKAYKSVLDVPKSIDLAVIVIKNTLVTPVLEECGKKKIKGVIIITAGFKEVDEEGAKREQQVIDIAKKYNMQVVGPNCLGVMNLDSKTMMNSTFLKVTPKSGKIALVSQSGAICAALVEDASAQGIGFSAVVSLGNKAVMSEVDVLKILANHKQTEVIVMYLEDMGDGQEFLKVCKNITKKLKKPVLVLKSGRSPEGAKAAMSHTGALMGSDEIYDALLKQSGAIRVDTMEELFDYATAFSKQPLPSNGDLVIVSNAGGPAIISTDACSKAKIKMADITSIRKKIDEVIPPWGSSRNPVDIVGDADFNRFHNVLDRVLKHPKVGSVISMCTPSGTLNYDKLAEVIVEMSKKYKKTMLASLMGLDEGVTNREILADGNVPYYTYAEGAIRTLAAMIRFSDWVKSSPGKITKFKVNKAKAKKIFDQVKKEKRPNLLEEEGQEVLKAYGLPLPKSTLAKNEAEAVKAAKKIGYPVVMKIASPQIIHKSDAGGVKVNLTNDAEVKDAFKTIVKNAKKYNKKAEIKGVLIVEMVKGGKELIIGSKLEPGFGPVIMLGMGGIYVEVLKDVTFKLAPVTDKEADDMIASIKTQKLLQGVRGEKPSDIVKLSECIQRLSQLVSDFKEIKELDMNPVLVMEKGKGCRILDVRIGL; this is encoded by the coding sequence ATGACTGATTCTCCTATTTTATCACCAAAATCAATTGCAGTAATTGGTGCATCTGATAAGAGAGGAAGTGTTGGTGCTACTATTACATCAAATATTATGAATGGTTTCAAGGGAACAGTATACCCTATTAGTCCTACAAGAGACACTGTATTTTACAAAAAAGCATACAAGAGTGTTTTAGATGTTCCAAAATCAATTGATCTTGCAGTTATTGTTATCAAAAATACACTTGTTACTCCTGTTTTAGAAGAATGTGGAAAGAAGAAAATCAAAGGCGTAATTATCATAACAGCTGGTTTCAAAGAAGTAGATGAAGAAGGAGCGAAAAGAGAACAACAAGTCATAGACATTGCAAAAAAATACAACATGCAAGTTGTTGGACCTAATTGCCTTGGTGTCATGAATCTTGATTCAAAAACAATGATGAATTCTACTTTTCTTAAAGTTACACCAAAGTCTGGAAAAATTGCACTTGTTTCACAAAGCGGAGCAATTTGTGCTGCACTAGTTGAAGATGCTAGTGCACAAGGAATTGGATTCTCAGCTGTTGTTAGTCTTGGAAACAAAGCTGTAATGAGTGAAGTCGACGTTCTAAAAATTCTTGCAAATCACAAACAAACAGAGGTTATTGTAATGTATCTTGAAGATATGGGTGATGGCCAAGAATTCCTCAAAGTTTGTAAAAATATTACTAAAAAACTCAAAAAACCTGTTCTAGTTCTTAAATCTGGACGCAGTCCTGAAGGTGCAAAAGCCGCAATGTCTCATACTGGAGCCTTAATGGGTTCAGATGAAATCTATGATGCATTACTGAAACAATCTGGTGCAATCCGAGTTGATACTATGGAAGAACTATTTGATTATGCAACAGCATTCTCAAAACAACCTTTACCATCTAATGGTGATTTAGTAATTGTATCAAATGCTGGTGGACCTGCAATCATTTCTACAGATGCATGTTCAAAGGCAAAAATCAAAATGGCAGATATTACAAGTATAAGAAAGAAAATTGATGAAGTAATTCCTCCTTGGGGGAGTTCTAGAAATCCTGTTGATATTGTTGGTGATGCTGATTTTAATAGATTCCATAATGTTTTGGACCGTGTCTTAAAACATCCAAAAGTTGGTTCTGTTATCTCAATGTGTACACCTTCTGGTACGCTGAATTATGATAAACTTGCAGAGGTTATTGTTGAGATGTCAAAAAAATACAAAAAAACCATGCTTGCAAGTTTAATGGGATTAGATGAAGGAGTTACTAATAGAGAAATCTTAGCTGACGGAAATGTTCCATATTATACTTATGCAGAAGGTGCTATCCGAACTCTTGCTGCTATGATTAGATTCTCTGATTGGGTTAAATCTTCTCCTGGTAAAATTACCAAATTCAAAGTAAACAAAGCAAAGGCCAAAAAAATATTTGATCAAGTTAAAAAAGAAAAAAGACCAAATCTCTTAGAAGAAGAAGGACAAGAAGTTCTCAAAGCATATGGTTTGCCACTTCCTAAAAGTACACTTGCTAAGAATGAAGCAGAAGCTGTAAAGGCTGCAAAAAAGATTGGTTATCCAGTTGTAATGAAAATTGCATCTCCTCAAATTATTCACAAATCTGATGCAGGTGGTGTTAAAGTCAATTTAACAAATGATGCTGAAGTAAAAGATGCTTTCAAAACTATTGTAAAGAATGCTAAAAAGTACAACAAGAAAGCCGAGATAAAGGGTGTTTTGATTGTCGAGATGGTCAAAGGTGGAAAAGAATTGATCATAGGCTCCAAATTAGAACCTGGATTTGGTCCAGTAATTATGCTTGGTATGGGTGGAATATACGTAGAGGTTCTCAAGGATGTAACATTCAAACTTGCTCCAGTAACTGATAAGGAAGCTGATGATATGATTGCATCAATTAAAACTCAAAAACTACTACAAGGAGTTCGAGGTGAGAAACCATCTGATATTGTAAAACTCTCTGAGTGTATTCAGAGATTATCTCAACTAGTTTCTGACTTTAAAGAGATCAAAGAATTGGACATGAATCCTGTACTTGTCATGGAAAAAGGTAAGGGTTGCAGAATTTTAGATGTCCGAATAGGTCTTTGA
- a CDS encoding 4-hydroxyphenylacetate 3-hydroxylase family protein — MANVLKTIRSGDDYIESLRGRDLKVYLFGELVKEPVDHPMIRPSINAVAETYDLALREEALASADSSITGLKVNRFLHIAESAEDLVLQNKMQRKLGQNTGTCFQRCVGMDAMNSLHSTTFEIDEKHGTDYHKRFLEFVKMVQQENLVIGGAMTDPKGDRSKGPSEQDDPDLFTRIVDTDEKGVYVSGAKAHQTGCINSHWIILMPTIRLTESDKDWAIVGAIPADAKGVTYIYGRQSCDTRSMEEGDIDDGNAKFGGQEALIILDRVFIPWDKVFMHGEYEFASMLVERFTCYHRRSYVCKTGLGDVLIGAAATIADYNGVPKVSHIKDKIIEMTHLNETIFAAGIASSHQGQKMKSGVYLNDDMLAQVCKHNVTRFPYEISRLAQDIAGGLVVTLPSEKDFRHPEAGPLLKKYLAGRKGVDVENRMRILRLIENMTLGRNAVGYLTESMHGAGSPQAQRIQIQRQMQVGYKKNLAKNLAGITNDVEEPKESSEYFKRVFKTKDSVL, encoded by the coding sequence ATGGCTAATGTCCTAAAGACAATTAGAAGTGGTGATGACTATATTGAAAGTCTTAGAGGACGTGATCTCAAAGTTTACCTTTTTGGAGAATTAGTCAAAGAGCCTGTAGACCACCCAATGATTAGACCTTCCATTAATGCCGTTGCCGAAACTTATGATCTTGCATTACGTGAAGAAGCATTAGCTTCTGCTGATTCGTCAATTACTGGACTAAAGGTAAATCGATTTTTACATATTGCAGAAAGTGCTGAAGACCTTGTTTTACAAAACAAGATGCAAAGAAAATTAGGTCAAAATACTGGAACATGTTTCCAAAGATGTGTTGGAATGGATGCAATGAATTCTTTGCATTCTACAACTTTTGAAATTGACGAGAAACATGGAACTGATTATCATAAAAGATTCTTAGAATTTGTTAAAATGGTACAACAAGAAAATCTTGTAATTGGAGGTGCTATGACTGATCCAAAAGGAGATAGAAGCAAAGGACCTTCAGAACAAGATGACCCTGACTTGTTTACAAGAATTGTTGATACTGATGAAAAAGGAGTCTACGTTTCTGGTGCTAAAGCACATCAAACTGGTTGTATAAACTCTCACTGGATAATTTTGATGCCAACCATTAGATTAACAGAATCTGACAAGGATTGGGCCATTGTTGGTGCAATTCCTGCAGATGCAAAAGGTGTCACTTACATTTACGGTAGACAATCGTGTGACACTCGAAGCATGGAAGAAGGTGATATTGATGATGGTAATGCAAAATTTGGTGGACAAGAAGCATTAATCATCTTAGATAGAGTATTCATCCCATGGGATAAGGTCTTCATGCATGGTGAATATGAGTTTGCATCAATGCTTGTAGAACGTTTTACATGTTATCATAGACGCAGCTATGTTTGCAAAACAGGACTTGGAGATGTTTTAATTGGAGCTGCTGCAACAATTGCAGACTATAACGGAGTTCCTAAAGTTTCACATATCAAAGACAAAATCATTGAGATGACTCATCTTAATGAAACAATATTTGCAGCAGGTATTGCATCTTCACATCAAGGACAAAAGATGAAATCTGGTGTATATCTTAATGATGATATGCTTGCACAAGTTTGCAAACATAATGTTACTAGATTCCCATATGAGATTAGCAGATTAGCTCAAGATATTGCAGGAGGATTAGTAGTTACTCTACCATCTGAAAAAGACTTTAGACATCCTGAAGCAGGACCATTACTCAAAAAATACCTTGCAGGCCGAAAAGGTGTTGATGTGGAAAACAGAATGAGAATTCTTAGATTAATTGAAAACATGACCTTGGGCAGAAATGCAGTTGGATATCTTACTGAATCCATGCATGGCGCAGGTTCTCCACAGGCCCAAAGAATACAAATTCAGAGACAAATGCAAGTTGGATACAAAAAGAACCTTGCAAAGAATCTAGCAGGAATCACAAATGATGTTGAAGAGCCTAAAGAGTCATCTGAATACTTTAAGCGAGTTTTCAAGACAAAAGATTCTGTACTCTGA
- a CDS encoding zinc ribbon domain-containing protein: MEVFDGKKAAQEYMSKHTLAFSTPELTLMRFAFWLGDSVPDPNNDGKGIPRMMTFLTEQDFEPVLIDDDKYEPSGAVKSSGLMGNAYTEQKTDGKFCSECGTSLSATAKFCPECGTTQE; the protein is encoded by the coding sequence ATGGAAGTATTTGATGGCAAAAAAGCAGCACAAGAATACATGTCAAAACACACTCTGGCCTTTTCCACTCCAGAACTAACTTTGATGAGATTTGCGTTTTGGTTAGGTGACTCTGTTCCAGATCCAAACAATGACGGAAAAGGTATTCCAAGAATGATGACTTTTCTAACAGAACAAGACTTTGAACCTGTTTTGATTGATGACGACAAGTATGAACCATCTGGTGCAGTCAAAAGCTCAGGCTTGATGGGAAATGCTTACACTGAACAAAAAACTGATGGAAAGTTTTGCTCAGAATGTGGTACTAGTCTTTCAGCAACCGCAAAGTTTTGTCCAGAATGTGGAACAACTCAAGAATAA
- a CDS encoding zinc ribbon domain-containing protein, protein MSFGEVDTLNMLFDKLQSLFDESQGYYESFLDTNNMYKKGQISDKEFFQKLGDYTVAYSALEFLAIKVIFELKKSIGSGSGNTQSPGLMPGMGQPGMMAGGMPGGMPSRAGTAQNPVGGGPPGIVSAQEAFNDVGTLPSPDPALMPRQTAPQSNGNGCSSCGAELRPNAKFCTKCGAKA, encoded by the coding sequence ATGTCATTTGGTGAAGTTGATACACTAAACATGCTCTTTGACAAACTGCAAAGTTTGTTTGATGAATCACAAGGATACTATGAATCATTTCTAGATACCAACAATATGTACAAAAAAGGTCAGATTAGTGACAAAGAATTCTTTCAAAAATTAGGAGATTATACAGTAGCATATTCTGCATTAGAATTTCTAGCAATCAAAGTAATCTTTGAATTAAAAAAATCAATTGGTTCAGGTTCTGGAAATACACAATCACCGGGTTTGATGCCAGGTATGGGACAACCAGGAATGATGGCAGGAGGAATGCCAGGTGGTATGCCATCAAGAGCAGGAACTGCACAAAATCCAGTTGGTGGAGGTCCACCAGGAATTGTATCTGCACAAGAAGCTTTCAATGATGTTGGCACATTACCATCACCAGATCCTGCATTAATGCCAAGACAAACTGCACCTCAAAGTAATGGAAATGGATGTTCATCATGTGGTGCAGAGTTAAGACCAAATGCAAAATTCTGCACAAAGTGCGGAGCTAAAGCATAA
- the trxA gene encoding thioredoxin, with the protein MGITQISDAKSWEVDVINSDLPVFVDFWAEWCGPCRMVGPVVEELASDYDGKVKFVKVNVDEANELASKYNVFSIPTLILLNKGEIVSQQVGAASKESYKNMIDRALA; encoded by the coding sequence ATGGGAATTACACAAATTTCAGATGCAAAGTCTTGGGAAGTTGATGTGATAAACTCTGACCTCCCTGTATTTGTTGACTTTTGGGCCGAATGGTGTGGTCCATGTAGAATGGTAGGTCCAGTAGTTGAAGAACTGGCAAGTGACTATGATGGCAAAGTAAAATTTGTCAAGGTTAATGTTGATGAGGCTAATGAATTGGCATCAAAATACAATGTCTTTAGTATTCCAACCTTAATTCTCCTAAACAAAGGTGAGATAGTTAGCCAGCAAGTAGGTGCTGCTTCTAAAGAATCATACAAAAATATGATTGACAGAGCCCTGGCATAA
- a CDS encoding radical SAM protein, with protein sequence MMLNYDAPLYRPPSEARSLIFQVTLGCSFNECSFCDMYRSKEYSERPWDEVKSEIDMMAKYLPDTRRVFLADGDALNLDSEYMIKIVKYIREKFSKIERISCYAMPMNILKKTSEELKKMNEAGLDMFYLGIESGSDIVLKKVTKGAIGKTIIKSVNKAKDAGYVMSCMVILGLGGRKYSKEHIKGTAEVISACSPNYVGALTLYLENGIKQEFLDKYQGEFVRINDDESLEELQSLIEQIDTTDEIVFRANHGSNAYTIKGTFPQDKQEMLDKIEWMKQHPEIMRPQGLRGF encoded by the coding sequence ATGATGTTAAATTATGATGCACCACTATACAGACCTCCTTCAGAAGCAAGGTCATTAATTTTTCAAGTCACGTTAGGTTGTTCATTTAACGAATGTTCATTTTGTGATATGTACAGATCAAAAGAATATTCTGAAAGACCATGGGATGAAGTAAAATCAGAAATTGATATGATGGCAAAATATTTGCCAGATACCAGAAGAGTTTTTCTTGCAGATGGAGATGCATTAAATCTTGACTCTGAATACATGATAAAAATTGTAAAATACATTAGAGAGAAGTTCTCAAAGATTGAAAGAATTTCTTGTTATGCAATGCCCATGAATATTCTAAAGAAAACTTCTGAGGAATTAAAGAAGATGAATGAAGCAGGTCTTGACATGTTTTATTTGGGAATTGAGAGTGGTTCAGATATTGTTTTAAAAAAAGTAACAAAAGGAGCAATTGGAAAAACTATCATTAAATCAGTCAACAAAGCAAAAGATGCAGGTTATGTTATGTCATGTATGGTGATTTTAGGTTTGGGAGGTAGAAAATATTCTAAAGAACATATCAAAGGCACTGCTGAAGTAATTAGTGCTTGTTCACCAAATTATGTAGGTGCATTAACTCTTTATTTAGAAAATGGAATAAAGCAAGAATTTCTTGACAAGTACCAAGGGGAATTTGTGAGAATTAATGATGATGAATCATTAGAAGAATTACAAAGTTTGATTGAACAAATTGATACCACAGATGAGATTGTTTTTAGAGCAAACCATGGCTCAAATGCATATACAATCAAAGGTACATTTCCTCAAGATAAACAAGAAATGTTAGATAAGATAGAATGGATGAAGCAACATCCAGAAATTATGCGTCCTCAAGGATTAAGAGGATTCTAG
- a CDS encoding reverse transcriptase-like protein — protein MGISIFVDGSGGSNGGYGYFVKETGESFYEKKPEITNNQAEYLAIISALNKFVDSDDEITIYSDSKNTVNQLNHEFAINNEQLRDLAREAWSIIGKFSKLSLVWVPRKENLAGKMLGS, from the coding sequence ATGGGAATTAGTATTTTTGTTGATGGTTCAGGAGGTTCAAACGGTGGATATGGTTATTTTGTAAAAGAAACAGGGGAATCATTTTATGAAAAAAAACCTGAAATTACCAATAACCAGGCTGAATATCTGGCAATAATTTCTGCATTAAACAAATTTGTTGATTCTGATGATGAAATTACAATTTACAGTGATTCAAAAAATACTGTAAATCAACTAAATCATGAATTTGCAATAAATAATGAACAATTACGTGATCTGGCAAGAGAAGCTTGGAGTATAATTGGAAAATTTTCAAAGTTATCCCTTGTTTGGGTACCTCGAAAAGAAAATCTGGCAGGAAAAATGCTGGGAAGCTAA
- a CDS encoding zinc-ribbon domain-containing protein: MSSELRIKKLRGSGGYVMARVTDEQQMKGNLGGPDLFLAPIGRLDADKISKHFCNTCEKEFEGAPKIEFENPNEEVAENLILAERGQYICNTCEASIAEYREFKKQDEAGDVGNAKPLEPQTEVAPQVETPQEPTVESVPQPVEEPQVQSTQETATQPSPATSVSSIEGRAVYDENANKIGIAKQVGIDSTQSMVLVITQNDGSEGSIPWKSIKKVGEVILLGNPEESAPLGKCSSCGFVNKEGSKFCEECGTPLQ, translated from the coding sequence ATGAGTTCAGAACTTAGAATTAAAAAATTAAGAGGTTCTGGCGGCTATGTAATGGCCCGTGTAACAGATGAACAACAAATGAAAGGTAATCTTGGTGGTCCAGATCTGTTTTTGGCACCAATTGGTAGATTAGATGCTGATAAAATTTCTAAACATTTTTGCAACACTTGTGAAAAAGAGTTTGAAGGAGCTCCAAAAATTGAATTTGAAAATCCAAATGAAGAAGTTGCAGAAAATTTAATTCTTGCAGAAAGAGGACAATACATTTGCAATACATGTGAAGCATCAATTGCAGAATACAGAGAATTCAAAAAACAAGACGAAGCAGGAGATGTTGGAAATGCAAAACCATTAGAACCACAGACAGAAGTTGCTCCACAAGTTGAAACGCCACAAGAACCAACAGTAGAAAGTGTTCCACAACCTGTTGAAGAACCTCAAGTACAATCTACACAAGAAACAGCAACTCAGCCAAGTCCTGCAACATCAGTAAGTTCAATCGAAGGCAGAGCAGTATATGATGAAAATGCCAACAAAATTGGAATTGCAAAACAAGTTGGAATTGATTCAACACAATCAATGGTTCTAGTAATTACTCAAAATGACGGAAGTGAAGGCAGTATCCCATGGAAAAGTATCAAAAAAGTGGGCGAAGTCATCTTATTGGGAAATCCAGAAGAGAGTGCACCTCTAGGAAAATGTTCAAGTTGTGGATTTGTAAATAAAGAGGGTTCAAAATTCTGTGAAGAATGTGGAACACCACTTCAATAG
- a CDS encoding ArsR/SmtB family transcription factor has product MANDPDAKRLLWFIFAGSRGGLTRLKIISKLKENPLNTNQLANELGLDYKAIQHHIKVLEKNNLITKTGEKYGIMFFISTFLEVNMETFDKIEEKLDKSK; this is encoded by the coding sequence ATGGCAAATGATCCTGATGCAAAACGATTACTCTGGTTCATTTTTGCTGGTTCTCGAGGAGGACTGACTAGATTAAAAATTATTTCAAAATTAAAAGAAAACCCACTAAACACTAACCAATTGGCAAATGAGCTAGGTCTAGATTACAAAGCGATTCAGCATCATATCAAAGTTCTTGAGAAAAATAATTTGATTACAAAAACAGGTGAAAAATATGGAATTATGTTTTTCATTTCTACCTTTCTTGAAGTAAATATGGAGACATTTGATAAAATTGAGGAAAAATTGGATAAAAGTAAATAA
- a CDS encoding signal peptidase I, which yields MGKKSISKGVIKDIIIVAVGVLVIWIGLQIAFGTPNPFYVVASGSMIPALEVYDVLMVSGHEPFNELEVGDIIVFDRPSDHNRVIVHRVASILDEDPRTIRTKGDANPASIPGTDFPITEEEYIGKVAYTLPQVGYVTQLLKPPINYVIIAIVIGIMIFKQFAKRKEEKELPFEDPMDSENPDTIEELSDIDKIEEDTEYSESTELNNVEKNDESTETKSDDPTEHSEESKEEKKE from the coding sequence TTGGGAAAAAAGTCTATTTCAAAAGGAGTTATCAAAGATATTATTATTGTTGCCGTTGGTGTTTTGGTAATTTGGATTGGTCTTCAAATTGCATTTGGAACGCCTAATCCATTTTATGTGGTTGCAAGTGGAAGTATGATTCCAGCTTTAGAAGTTTATGATGTCTTGATGGTTTCAGGACATGAGCCGTTTAATGAGTTAGAAGTGGGAGACATTATCGTGTTTGATCGTCCTTCTGATCATAATAGAGTAATTGTGCATAGAGTTGCGTCAATCTTAGATGAAGATCCTCGAACAATTAGAACAAAAGGAGATGCAAATCCAGCTTCAATTCCAGGTACAGACTTTCCAATTACTGAAGAAGAATACATTGGAAAAGTAGCATATACACTTCCACAAGTAGGATATGTTACACAATTACTAAAACCACCAATCAACTATGTCATAATTGCAATTGTAATTGGAATAATGATATTCAAACAATTTGCAAAAAGAAAAGAGGAAAAAGAATTACCATTTGAAGATCCAATGGATTCAGAAAATCCTGACACAATTGAAGAATTGTCAGACATTGACAAGATTGAGGAGGACACAGAGTATTCAGAATCTACTGAATTAAACAATGTTGAAAAAAATGACGAATCGACTGAGACAAAATCAGACGATCCTACAGAACATAGTGAAGAATCTAAAGAAGAAAAGAAAGAGTAG